A stretch of DNA from Alphaproteobacteria bacterium:
TATAATTAACGTCTCCAGCGGAGAGCCGCAAGACCAGCTAATGAAAAACCAAAGAGTCCGATCAAACCTGGCTCTGGAACATCATCGTCATCCCCACCACCTGAGCAATTATCTTCAAGCACACAATTATCAAAGCTCAAAGACAGGTATTTAAGATACATCTCAGGAGAAGGCCCTGAAGGGACTGAATCAAAGGTAACCTTCGTAAGGATCAAATATGGATTAGCCGCATTCAACCCAATTGCGTTAAGATCTATATGAACCACATTTGAGGGAATAGCCTGAATAGCCAAGTCATTCAAATCACTAGGTATCAAGGAATTTGAGGCCGTAACAATAGACCCAAAGATATTAGGCCAGCCTGAACCCAATTCACCGACCATAATAGTCAAATCAAGATTTGAAGCCGTCCCGATCAGACTCAACACATTGGTCATATCAAGGATTATATATTCCTGATATGCCATATTGTACATTGGCTCGGAGCCAACAAAACTAAGCTCAAAGGCATCACCAACAGTCACGTATTAATCCGGCAACATGAAGTAGTCGAAAAAAATGTTGCATGTTTTATGGAATCTTGATATTATGAGCTTATGAAGAAACCAGATTTAAGAAATTCAACCAAAGAAATCCGCTTAGAAGTTAGGCG
This window harbors:
- a CDS encoding PEP-CTERM sorting domain-containing protein, translating into MTVGDAFELSFVGSEPMYNMAYQEYIILDMTNVLSLIGTASNLDLTIMVGELGSGWPNIFGSIVTASNSLIPSDLNDLAIQAIPSNVVHIDLNAIGLNAANPYLILTKVTFDSVPSGPSPEMYLKYLSLSFDNCVLEDNCSGGGDDDDVPEPGLIGLFGFSLAGLAALRWRR